CCCTGCTCCGTAACACGGCAGCCGGCACACCCGCCATCGCCGCGCGACGCCCGATCCGTGATTCCTCATCGGGCCGTCACCTGCCCTCTCCAAGTCCCGACGCCCCAATCCTGCCGCGAACCGATGGCCCAACTCTCACGAACCCCGAAGTCACGGCGCACAGTCCCCGTCATCCACGACGAACCCGAGGTCACCAACATGATCGACGCCGCGCGCTCGCACTACGGCGACCGCGTCACCACAGCCCGCAGCGGCAACGACTACATCGCCGACACTCGAGGCGAAGCCGCCGGAGGACGAGCGGGCCCGAGCCGGTTCATCGCCCGGCCTGCGGCCGTTCGTCCGCTTCACTTGGCATTTCCTCCGCACGGCACTACGCTCCGCGCGTGTTCCGTCCCTGCATCGACCTGCACGAAGGCCGCGTGAAACAAATCGTCGGCGGCACACTCGGCGATGACCCCGCCGCGCTCCGCACGAACTTCACCTCGCCCCGCCCCGCCGCTTGGTTCGCCCAACTCTACAAGCGCGACGGACTCCGCGGCGGCCACGTGATCCAGCTCGGCCCCGGCAATGAAATCGCCGCCCGCGAGGCGCTCGCCGCATTCCCCGGCGGTCTCCAGGTCGGCGGCGGCGTGAATCTCGACAACGCCCGCGCGTGGCTCGACGCCGGCGCCTCGCACGTCATCGTCACCTCCTGGGTTTTCCGCGACGCGCAGCTCGACTTCGACCGCGTCCGCGCGCTCGTCGCCGCCATCGGGCGCGAACGGCTCGTGCTCGACCTGAGCTGCCGCAAACGCGACGGCCGCTACTGGGTCGTCACCGACCGCTGGCAGAAGTTCACCGAGTTCGCCGTCAACGGATCCGCCCTCGCGCGGCTGGCGGCGTTCTGCGATGAATTCCTCATTCACGCCGTCGACGTTGAGGGCCTCTGCGGCGGCGTGGACCTCGAACTCGTCTCGCAGCTCGCAGAAACTTCGCCGCTCCCGACGACTTACGCCGGCGGCGCGCGCTCGCTGCTCGACCTCGAGGAAGTCACGCGCACCGGCCGCGGACGCATCCACCTCACCATCGGCAGCGCGCTGGACATCTTTGGTGGAACCGGCGTCCGCTACGAAGACTGCGTCGCATTCAACAAGTCCCATCCGTCCCCTCCATCCCACGGGACCGATGTGCCGCGCCACTGACCCGCCTCCATGCCGCCCGCCCCGCCCGCCACCGAGTTCGCCGTCCGCGGCATGAACTGCCAGGGCTGCGTGCGCCACGTCGCTGACGCCATCCAGTCCGTGCCCGGCGTCGAGACGGCGGTGGTGGACCTCGCTTCCGCGCGCGCGACCGTGCGCTGGAAATCCGGCGCGACTCCCGCGAACGACGCCGTGACCGCCGCCGTAAAAGCCGCCGGCTACGGCGCCGGGTTCATTCCGCATTCCGCAGCCCGCACGCCACACGCCGCTGCCGAAAGCTGGCGCGCGAGCGTGCTGCTCGGCGCGGCCGCCACGATCCCGCTGATGATCGGCGAGTGGGTGTTCGGCCTCGGCATGGAACGCTGGTGGCACTGGACGGGCTTCGCGCTCGCGCTGCCCACGCAGGTGTTTTGCGGCGGCCGCTTCTATCGCGGCGCGTGGCGGCTGCTCAAGGCCGGCGGCGCGAACATGGACACGCTCGTTGCGCTCGGCTCCACCACGGCGTTTGCCTACAGCGTGTTCGGGCTCTTCGCCGGCTGGCACACGCACCTCTATTTCATGGAGGCCGCCTCCATCATCACCGTCGTCAGCGCGGGGCACTGGATGGAATCGCTCGCCAGCGCGAAGGCCGCGTCCGCGCTGCGCGCTCTTCTCAGTCTCGCGCCCCACACCGCGCGCAAACTCGACGCCGCCGGCGCCGAAAGCGAAGTCCCCGTCGCCTCGCTGCGCGCCGAGGACCGCGTCGCGTTGCGCCCCGGCGACCGCGTGCCCGTGGACGGCGACGTGCTCGAGGGCGCGTCCGCCGTGGACGAGGCCATGCTCACCGGCGAGTCGCTCCCCGTCGAAAAGTCCGCGGGCGCGAAGCTCTTCACCGGCACCGTGAATCAAAACGGCCGCCTCGTCATGCGCGTCACCGCCACCGGTGAATCCACCGCCCTCGCGCACATCATCTCCGTCGTGCAGCACGCACAGGCGAGCCGCGCGAACATCCAGAAACTCGGCGACCGCGTCAGCGCCGTGTTCGTTCCCGTCGTCGCGGTCGCCGCCCTCGCCACGGGCTTGTGGTGGGGGCTCGCGTTCGAAAGCGCGAAGTCGCTCCACACGTCACTCGCAGCCGCGCTGTGGATGTCGCACCTGCCCGGCACCGCGCTGGCGGCCGCGTTCATCCACGCCGCCGCCGTGTTGATCGTCGCCTGCCCTTGCGCGATGGGGCTCGCCACCCCCGCCGCCATCATGGCCGGCACCAACGCCGCCGCCCGGCGCGGGATTCTCATCCGCGACGGCCTCGCGCTCGAGAAATGCGGCACGATCACCGCCGTGCTCTTCGACAAGACCGGCACCCTCACGCAAGGCAAACTCGCCGTGGCCGCGACGCACGAGTGCGGGCCGCCCGGCCGCCGCCAAGGCCGGCTCGCACCACTCGCGGCCGCGCTCGCCGGGCCTTCGAACCATCCGTTGAGCCGCGCCGTTGCCTCGGGACTCAAACCCACGGACGAAGCCCCCGACTGGCACGAGGTGCACGGCTGGCGCGAAGTCCGCGGCTCCGGCGTCGAGATGATTCTCGACGATGAACCGGCGCGACTGGGTTCGCCCGCGTGGTTGCGCGAATGCGGCGTGGACTTCACGCCCGCGGACGGCTTCGTTGCGCAATGGACCGGCAGCGGCGCGACCGTGCTCGGCGTTGCGCGGGGGAACAAGCTGGTCGGCGCCATCGCCTTGCGCGACGCGCTCAAGTCCCGCGCCGGCGAAGTCGTGCGCGAACTTACCGCCGGCGGGCGCCGCGTCTGCCTCGTCACCGGCGACAACACCGCGACCGCGCGGGCGATCGCGGCGCAGGCGGGCATCGCCGCGGAAAACGTCTTCGCCGGGGTCCGGCCGGAACGGAAGGCCGAGATCGTGCGCGACCTGCAGTCACGCGGCGGGCGCGTGGCCTTTGTCGGCGACGGCATCAACGACGCGCCCGCGCTCGAACAGGCCGACCTCGGCGTGGCGGTGAGCCGCGCGAGCGACGTCGCGCGCGAGGCGGCGGACATCGTGCTGTTGCGCTCCGACATCGAGGCCGTGCCCGAGGCGCTCGGGCTCGCACAAGCGACGCTGCGCACCATCAGGCAGAATCTATTCTGGGCGTTCTTCTACAACGCCGCCGCCGTGCCGCTCGCCGCGCTCGGTTTCATCAGTCCCATCTTGTGCGCCGCCGCGATGGGCGCGAGTGATGTCGTCGTCATCGGCAACGCCCTGCGCCTCGCGCGGTGGCGCCACGGCCGGCGGCGGCAGGGTTTCGAGCCGCGCCTTTGGGGTTCCCCCATTCAACACTCGACACCCCGCCCCGCCCCGGCTAAGACGCACCCAAACCCGCCGACATGAAAACGCTCCGCCCGACACTCGCCGCCTCGCTGCTCGTCGCCACGCTCACCGTCGCCGCGGCGGACCGGGGCAAGCCCATCAAACTCACCGACGGCAAGACCTTCGCCGGGTGGGTCGGCGACACCAACAAGACGTGGCGCATCGTGGACGGCGCGTTCGTCGGCGGCACGCTCGACGCGAAAGTGCCGCGCAACGAGTTCCTGCGCAGCGAGCGCGCGTTCACCAATTTCGTCCTCCGCGTGAAGTTCAGGCTCGTGGGCACGGAGGGCTTCGTGAACGGCGGCGTGCAAATCCGCAGCCAGCCCGCCCTCCAGCCGCCCAACGAGATGGTCGGCTACCAGTGCGACATCGGCGACGGCTGGTGGGGTGCCATCTACGACGAGACCCGCCGCAACAAGGTGCTGGTCAAGCCGGACGCCGGAGCCGTTGCGAAGGCGGTGAAGAAGGGCGAATGGAACGAATACGAAATCCGCGCCGAGGGCAGACGCATCCGCACCTCGATCAACGGCGTGGCGATGGTGGACTACACGGAGCCCGATGACAGCATCCCGCAGCACGGGTTGCTCGGCTTGCAAGTCCACGGCGGCGGCAAGACGGAGATGAGCTACAAGGACATCACGGTCGAGGAACTGCCCTAGGCGGCACAGCCTGGCTTCGGGTGGCGGCCGGACCGCAACCGCGCGCGCGTGTGAACAACGCGTGAATCGAATTCCAAGAACTCCGCGTTGCGCCCCATCCACGATTCCAGTCTGCTGTGTCTCCCATGATTGACACCGTTGACTCGCCCGCGCCCCCACCGCCGAACCCGCCGCCCGACTTGAAGCGCGGCGTGCGCCAGCGCGCGAAAATCGAGAGCGCGCGCGTGGACCGCGAGCCGCCGCATTCCGAGGACGCCGAGCGCGCCGTGATGGCGTGCCTGCTGCTCGAGCCGTCCGCGTGCATTCCCGTCTGCATCGGGCGCTTCAAGGGCGACGCGAACGTCTTCTACGACCCGCGCCATCAGGTGCTCTACGACACCCTGGTGGAGATGTTCGATGAGCAGGCAAAGATCGACGTCATCACCGTTCACCAGCGCCTCAAGGAGCGCGGCAAGGTGGACATGCTCGGCGGCGTGCCGGGACTTTCCGCGCTTCAACTCGCCGTCGGATCCGCGGCCAGCCTCGATCATTACGCGGACATCGTCCGCGCGAAACACCTCCTGCGCCAGATGATCGCCACGTGCTCGGGCGTCATCAGCCGCCTTTACGATCAGGAAGGCGACGTGGACGAGATCATGGACGAGGTCGAGCGCGACGTGCTCAAAGTCTGCGAGGCGCGCGTCGAGCCGACGGTGAGATCCATCAAGGACCTCACGCATCACGCGATCGGGCAGGTCCAGGCGTTCCACGAAAACAAGGGCGCGCTGAGAGGGCTGTCGACGGGGTTCCCGGATCTCGACCGGATCACGACCGGGTTGCAGCCGGGCGAGATGATCGTCATCGCCGCGCGCCCGTCGATGGGCAAGACCTCGCTTGCCATGAACATCGCGGAGAACGTCGTGCTGGGCGAACGGCCGCTGCCCGTCGGGGTGTTCAGCCTGGAAATGACCGCCGAATCCCTCGTGCTGCGCATCTTGTGCTCGCACGCGCGCGTGAACATGCGGCAGATGCGCGAAGGCTTCATGGAGGAGCGGGAATTCCCGCGGCTGACCACCGCGGCGGGCCGGCTGTGCACCGCGCCGCTGTTCATCGACGACACCTCGGGCCTTTCCATCCTTCAGCTCCGCGCCAAGGCCCGGCGCATGGCGCAGCAGTATGGCGTGCGGCTCTTCGTCATTGACTACCTCCAGTTGCTCCATTCTACTGCGGCGCGCTCGAAGGAAAACCGGCAGCAGGAGATCGCGGAAATCTCGAGCGGCATCAAGGCGCTGGCCAAGGAACTGCGGGTTCCCGTCATCGTTTTGGCCCAGCTCAACCGTGAAATCGAGAAGGACCGCGGCCGCAAGCCGCGCCTTTCCGACCTCCGCGAATCCGGCGCCATCGAGCAGGACGCCGACCTGGTCGGGTTGCTTTACAAGCCCGCCACCGAAGACGATGAAGACGGCGCCCCGCCCGAGGGACACGACGGGCTGCCCGTGAACCTCTTCATCGCCAAGCAGCGCAACGGCCCGACCGGGGACATTCCGCTGACGTTCCTGAAAGGCTACACCCGGTTCGAAAGCGCCGCGAAAATCAGCGCGGACGATGTGCCGGGCGAGTGACACCGGTCGAGGAACGCGGTTGCGGCGGTCCGGTGAAACCACGAATGAACACGAATGCACGCGAATGAAGCCACGACGTGGAGCGACCTGGATTCTGTTTCAACCGGGTCCATCTGCGCCGGCCCGCACCCGTTCCCGGAGTAGACCCACTCCCATCCCACACGACCCGATGAACCGCAAACTGCTCCGCCGTTACTGCATCCTCTTCGCGCTGCTCGCCTACTGGGTGACCGCGCAGGCGCAGGTGCCCGCATTGCCGCCCGTCCGCGCCATCGAGATCGAGCACATCGGCCCGCCCGCCGTCGGCGACGCGCGCATCCACTCCTTCATCCGCCTCAAAGTGGGAGACCCGTTCAACCGCAGCATCGTGGACGAGGACATTCGCCGGCTTTACGACACCGGCAACTTCTACAACATCCGCATCGGGGAGGAACTCGTGGCGGGCGGATTCAAGATCATTTACAGGGTGCAGGGCAAACCGCGGATCGAGGACATCCGCTTCGAGGGCAACAAGCAGAAGAGCACCTCCTCCCTGCTCAAGAAAATCACGTCCAAACCCGGCCAACCGCTCGACGATCACAAGCTCTACACCGACGCCGAGGCGATCAAGAAACTCTACCAGCTTTCCGGCTACCAGAAGACGCAGGTCAAACCCACCATCAGCATCAACGAGGCCGCCGGCCGCGGCACCGTCACCTTTGAGATCACCGAGTCGCCCAAGGTGAAGATCAAGAACATCGTCTTCGACGGCGCGACCGAGTTCACCCAAAAGAAACTCGCCGGCGTGCTCAAGACCAAGCGGCGCTGGATGTTCTCGTGGATCACCGGCTCCGGCGTGCTCAAGGACGACGAGTTCGACGAGGACCTCGAGCGCCTCGCCGAGTTCTACCGGAACGAGGGCTACATCGACTTCCGCGCCGTGGAGCTGAAGGACGTGAAGTTCGAGCAGACCGATCCCAAGTGGGTGACCATCCGCATCCCCATCTTCGAGGGCCGCAAATACAACGTCGGCACCGTGGCCTTCAAGGGCAACAGCCTCTTCCCCGCCGAGCAAATCCGCGCCGGCTGGGAGGCGGGCCGCGGCATCCAGATGACCGAGGGCAAGACGTTCACGCCGAAGGGGCTCGAGACCGACCTGCGCGCCATCCGGGATTTCTACGGGGCCAAGGGATACATCACCGCGCGCGCCGATGCAGCGAAGAATCCAAACGTCGAGACCGGCAACATCGACCTCGTCTACGAGATCGTTGAAAGCGACAAGGCTTACGTCGAGCGCATCGACATCCGCGGCAACATCAAAACCAAGGAGAAGGTCATCCGCCGCGAACTGGCCATCGCGCCGGGCGAGACCTTCGACATGGTGAGCGTGAACCTCAGCCGCCAGCGCATCGAGAACCTGAACTACTTCGAGAAGGTCGAAACCGCGCCCGAGCCCACCGACGTGCCGAACCGCAAGAACCTCGTCCTCACCGTCGAGGAGAAGAACACCGGCAACTTCTCCCTCGGCGCGGGCTTCAGCTCCATCGACAGCGTGCTCGGATTCGTCGAGGTCACACAGGGCAACTTCGACCTGTTCAAGCCGCCCTACTTCACCGGCGGCGGGCAGAAGGGGCGCCTGCGCCTCTCCTACGGCGCGCGCCGCCAGGATTACGTGGCGACGTTTGTCGAACCGTGGTTCCTCGACCGCAAGCTCGCCCTCGGTGCCGATGTCTATCACCGCAATTCCGACTACAACGTCCTCCTCTACGACGAGGTGCAAACCGGCGCACGCATCAGCCTGGAACGCGCGCTCGGGAGCGACTTCCTCCGCGGAAACTTCACCTACACCATCGAAAGCGTCGGCATCAAGAACGTCGCCACCAACGCCTCGCCGGAACTCGTGGGCGAGACGGGGCGCAGCCTCGTTTCGAAAGTCGGCCTCGGCCTCAGCTACGACACCCGCCGCGGCGGGCTCATCCCCAGCGGCGGCCAGCGCACGGGCATCACGGCCGAACTTGCCGGCGGCCCGCTCGGCGGCGAGAACGACTTCTACAAGCTCGAACTCGGCAGCTCCTGGTATTTCCCCGGCTTCCGCGAGGGGCACCTGCTCGAACTCGGCGGCCGCATCGGCTCGGTCGAGCCTTACGGCAGCTCGACGAACATCACCATCTTCAACCGTTACTTCCTCGGCGGCCCGCGCACGTTGCGCGGCTTCGAGTATTACGGCGTCGGCCCGCGCGACTCGCTCCGCGAGCCCTTCGGCGGCAAGACCTACTGGATGAGCTCCGTCGAATACAGCGTCCCCACTATCATCGACCGCCTCCGCGCGGCCGTCTTCTACGACATCGGCAACGTCTACACGAGCGCCTTCAGCTTCAACCCGAACAAGGCGCGCGGCGAAGTGCTTTACAGCGACAACTACGGCGTGGGCGTGCGCCTCAACCTGCCCTTCGGCCCGCTGCGCCTCGACTACGGCTGGCCCATCAAGAAGGATGCCTTCACCGGCGGCGGCGGTCGCTTCAACTTCGACGTGGGATTCACACGCGACTTCTAGCCCGAACTCACCCATCGCTTGCGCCGCTGAAAAGCCCCGGCCCGTCTTGAGCAAATCCGATTCGTCGTTGTCTATCGCCCGTTGCCCGCTAAACTGACCCTCTTATGAAACTACGCTTCGCCGCCGCCGCCCTCGCCGCCCTCGCATTGTCGGCGACGCCGCTTCGCGCCGCCGACCTCAAGCTCGCCACGGTCAACCTCAAGAAGACCTTCGACGACTACTGGAAGACCAAGCAGGCCGACAAAATCCTCAAGGAAGACGGCGAGGCGCTCCAAACCCGCTACAACGGCATGATGGAGGACTTGAAGAAGTCCGCCGACGAATATCGCAAACTCCTCGAGGCCGCCGCCGACACCGCCATCTCCGAGACCGAGCGCGCCAAGCGCAAGAAAACCGCCGAGGACAAGGAGCGCAACCTCAAGGACATGGATAACGCGCTCAAGACGTGGATGCGCTCCGCCGACGCGCAGGTGCAGGAAAAGAAGCGCAACCTCCGCGAGAAAATCCTCACGGAAATCCGCTCCTACATCGAGGCGCGCGCCAAGGCGGGCGGCTTCATTGCCGTGCTCGACTCCTCCTCCGAGAGCCTCAGCAACGCGCCGATCCTCCTCTACAACGGCGGCCTCACCGACCTCACGGATGAATTGCTCAAGCAACTCAACGCCACCGCCCCGCCCCCGACTCCCGAGCCGCCCGCCAAGACCGGCGACCTCGGCACCAAACCCGTCGAACCCGTCGCCAAGCCCATCGAGAAGAAGGACGAGAAGAAGTAATCCGATCCCCCCTCTTGCTTCTCACCTCGATTCCATGCCCTCCCTTGCCAACAAGTGGGTCCTCATCACGGGCGCGTCCGCCGGCTTCGGCGCCGCCGCCGCGCGGGCGTTCGCGCGTGAAGGCTGCAACCTTTTGCTCGGCGCCCGCCGGGGGGACCGCCTCGAAGCCGTCGCCGCCGAGTGCCGCGCGCTGGGCGCGCCTTCCGCGCATGCGTGCAGGATGGATGTGGGCAGCACGCCGAGCGTGAACGCCTTTGCAGACTGGACCAAGTCCCTCACGCCGAAGGTGGACGTGCTCATCAACAACGCCGGCGGCGCGCACGGGCTCGACACGGTGGCCAACGGCAGGGACGAGGATTGGGACGCGATGGTGCAGAGCAACTTCCTCGGCGTCATGCGGGTGACCCGCGCCATCCTGCCGCTGATGCTCAACAACCCCGGCAGCTACATCCTGAACATCGGCTCGGTGGCCGGCATCGTCGCTTACGAAGGCGGCTCGGTGTATTGCGGCGTGAAGGCGGCCGAGTTGATGATCACCCGCGCGCTGCGCCTCGAACTCTGCGGCACCGGCGTGCGCGTCGGCTCGATCGACCCCGGCATGGCCGAAACGGAGTTCAGCCTGGTGCGCTTCAAGGGCGACAAGTCGCGCTCGGACAAGGTTTACGAGGGAGTCGAGCCGCTCACGGCGGAGGATGTCGCGGAGTTGCTCGTCTTCTGCGCGAGCCGTCCGCCCCACGTCTGCGTGGACCAACTCCTCGTCAAGTGCACCGACCAGGCCGCCATCCACAAGGTGCACCGTCGCACCGCCAGGTAGTTCCGCGGGCCACCCGGCGGGTCACATCATCGGAAACAGCTTCGCCAGCACGATGACCACGGCGAGGCCGACAAAGCCCATCAGCGTCACCATCGGCGAGTAGAACTTCAGCGCCTCGCGCTCAGTCAGCCCGCTCATCTTGCACACGACCCAGAAGCCGCTGTCGTTCATCCACGGCACGGGCTTGGAGCCGCAGCCGATCGCCAGCGCGAGGTAGACCGGATGAAACCCCATCTGCGCCGGGTCCGCCATGCCGCCGAGCATGCCCACGGTCGTGATCATCGCGACGGTGGCCGAGCCTTGCGCGACGCGGATGAGCGCGGTGACACAGAACGCGAGCGGCAGGATGGCAATGTTGTGGTGCGTCGAGAGTTCCTGGATGCGCGGGCCGATGCCGCTCTGTTGCAGCACGCCGCCGAACGCGCCGCCCGCCGCCGTGATGAGGATGATCAGCCCGGCTTCCGAGAGCGCGTCCTGCGTGGCCGCGCCCAGCGAGGCGAGGCTCGAGCGCTTCTGCCACGCGAGCAGGCCGAGTGCGATGGCCGCCGAGAGGGCGAGCGCGATGTTCGGGTCCCCGAGCGTGTGGAACCACGACGCGAGCGCCTTCAATTCCGCCGCGACTTCCCCGGGCGGCCGCGACTTGAGCAGCGACGCGAGCAGCGTGTCGCCGCTGATGAGAAACACCGGCAGCACGATGGGCAGCAGCGAGAGCCAGAACGGCGGCAGGGCCTGCTCGTCGCGCTTCGCGAGTTGTTCAAGCTCTGCGAGGTTCGTGTTTGGCGACTCGCGCAACGGGATTTCGTTGCGGCGGTTGACCCACTTCGCCCAGGAGTAACCGGCGACGGCCGTGAACGCGCTCACCACGCAGCCGCCGAGGATCATCAGGCCCATGTTCACGTTGAGTGCCGCGGCGACGAACAGCGGGCCGGGCGTCGGCGGCGCGAGCGAGTGCGTCATGGTTGCGCCCGCGATGATCGTGAGGATGTAGAAGAGATAGTTGCGCCCGGTGCGCAGGCGCATGGCTTTGCCGACGGGAATCATGAGCAGGAACACCGTGTCGAAGAAGACCGGGATGCCGAGCAGGTAGCCGCTCGTGAGAAAGGCCAGCGGCGCGCGCGACTCGCCGAGCACGCCGAGCACGCCGCGCACGATCTTGTCCGCGCCGCCGGAGTCGAGCAGGCACTTGCCGACGATGGAGGCCATGGCGATGAGGATGCCAATCTTGCCGCACGTGGAGCCGAACTCGCGCGCGACGCGCTCGGACGCGGAGCGGTTCGCCAGCGTCTTGGCCTCCTGCGGAGACATCTTGTTCTTCATCGCGAAGTCCACCAGCGCCCGCTCGCTGGTGAGCGCGCCGACGACGAGCGCGCCGAGGACCAGCGCGAGAAAAGCGTGCAGCCGGAAGGCCAGGATGCCGCCCATCACAACCACGATGCCGATGAGGAGAATCCAAAGCGGGTCCATGCGGGCAATGAGTGTCGCGCAGTGTGCTGCGCGGGCGGGTGCCGAGTCGAGCGGTGATTTCGATCGCGGCCGATACTTGCACTCGTCCGCGGCGTCCCCGACTTCCCAATCCTCTCGATTCGAGAACTGCGCGGAGCTGTCACGGAGTCCACAGCGTCCCCGGCTCCCGCTTCGGCGCGGGCGAGGCCGTGCGGCGGGCTTTGAGCGTGATGTAAGGCGGCACGAACCAGCTTCGATGCCCGAAACTCCCCGGCCGCGCCGTCGGGTCCGAGTAGCGCGGTTCCACGACATCCTCGATGACAAACCCGGCGCGGCACAACCCGCCGAGCAAATCCTCAAGCCGGTGCAGGAACTCCATCGTGCCGGTCTCGCGATGCTCGGCGGCCTTCACAAGCGGCGCAAGCGGGCCGGCGTGATAGTAAGGCGCCACAAGCTTGTAGCCGTTGTCCTCGGGCTCCGCGCCGGCCTGCAAGCTCACCGGCTGCTTGTGCTGCACGATGTAAAGGCCGCCCGCCGCCGTGACGCGCGCGACTTCGCGATGCACCGCGGCGACATCCGGCACGTAGCACGAACTGACCGGTTGCAAGACGAAGTCGAACGCGGCGTCGCCAAGCGGAAGGTCATCCATCGAAGCCTCCACGAGGTTCACCGACAGCCCGCGAGCCGCGGCCGCCGCGCGGTCGAGATCGAGCATCGCCGGGCTGAGGTCCACCACCGTCACGCTCGCTCCCGCGCTCGCGAAAAGGACGCCGTGCTTCGCGCCGCCCGCGGCGAGGCACAGCACGCGCTTGCCGCGCACGCCATCGGTCAGCCAGCCGAACGGATTGATGACGCGCGCCGGATTCTCGAAATCCTTGTCCGACGCCGGGCGCGTGTGCGCCTGGTTGCGGCGGACGCGCTCATCCCACGCGCGGCGGTTGTGGTCGTGAGCGAGGCTCATGCGGCGAAGGTAACGAAAAGAAAAAGCCCGGCGCGAGCGGGATCGTCGAGGCAGGCATCCTGCCCGCAAGTGACAGCGGAATCCTGCCGCTACCGCCGCGGCCGGACTACTTGCGCCAGCGCCCGAAGAAGCCGCGCTGGATGATCTCGGCGGGTCCGTCGCCCACCGCCGACGCGAGGTCGCGGATGCTGCCGGTGCTGTCGCCGAGCTTCGCCGCGGGCGCTCCCATGAGGTCGAGCAGCGCGAGGTAGAGGTTCGCCATCGGCGTCTCGATCGGATACTCGCGATGCACGCCCGTGCGGATGGCGCCGCCCGCGCCGCCCGCGACGAGCACGGGCAGGTCGTGGTGCGCGTGCGCGTTGCCGTCCGCGATGCCGCTCCCGTAAACCACCGCGCAACGGTCCAGCAGCGTGCCGTCGCCCTCCTTCACGGACTTGAGCTTGCCGAGGAAGTAGGCGAACTGCGTCGTGTGGAATTTGTTGATCTTCGCGATCTTCTCCATCTTCAACTGGTTCTGCCCGTGGTGCGAGAGGTCGTGGTGGCCCTCGTTCACGCCGATCGCAGCATAGCTGCGGTTGCTGCCGTCGTGCGCCGCGAGGAACGTCGCCACGCGCGTCGTGTCCGTCTGGAACGCCAGCGTCATCAGGTCATACATCAGCCGCATGTGCGATTCGTAGTCCGCCGGGATGCCGCTGGGCTTGGAGTAATCGGGCAGCGCCGCGGCAAACTTCTCGGCGCGCTCGATACGCTGCTCGAGTTCGCGGACGGCGCCAAGGTATTCGTCAAGTTTGCGCCGGTCGGTCGCGCCGAGTTTGGACTGGAGCGCCTTCGCGTCCTCGAGCACGAAATCGAGCACGCTCTTCTGATAGTGCTCGCGTCGCGCGCGCGCCTCGGACGCGTCAGCCTTGCTGCCCGCGGCGAAGAGCCGCTCGAATGCCTGCCGCGGATCAATCTCCGGCGGGATGGGCTGCGTCTCGGAGCGCCACGCGAAGTTGAACTGGTAGGCGCAACTGTAGCCCGAGTCGCACGAACCGGCCTGCCGCCCGCGGTCGCAGCCGAGTTCGAGCGACGGCAGCTTCGTCTGCGAACCGATTTTCTGCGCGGCGAGCTGGTCCACCGAAACGCCGACGCGGATGTCCGCGCCCGCGGTCTTGCGGGCCTGCATGCCGGTGAGGAAGGTGGCGTTCGCGCGCGCGTGGTCGCCGGGACCGTCGCCGTTCGCGCGGGCCTTCGTGTGCGCGAGCCCGCTGAGGACGGAGAAATCCTTCCGGAACGCCTTGAGCGGCTCGAGGGTCGGCGTGAGTTCGTAATCGGGGCCGAGGGTCTTCGGCGTCCAGTTCTGCATGTCCTGGCCGTTGGGCGTGTAGACGAACGCCATGCGCACGGGCAGCTTGCCCGCGCCCGCCGCCGCCGCGCGCGAGGCGGGCAGCATGGATTCAAGGACAGGCAACGCGACGATCGTGCCGAGACCGCGCAGAAATGTGCGCCGCGGGAGGTGCCAGGACTTGTGAAGGCTCATGTTCGGGCTATGAGACGACCGTAAAGTTGAGGGGTTTCAATGACAAGCTGGTTTTC
The sequence above is a segment of the Verrucomicrobiota bacterium genome. Coding sequences within it:
- a CDS encoding class I SAM-dependent methyltransferase; the protein is MSLAHDHNRRAWDERVRRNQAHTRPASDKDFENPARVINPFGWLTDGVRGKRVLCLAAGGAKHGVLFASAGASVTVVDLSPAMLDLDRAAAAARGLSVNLVEASMDDLPLGDAAFDFVLQPVSSCYVPDVAAVHREVARVTAAGGLYIVQHKQPVSLQAGAEPEDNGYKLVAPYYHAGPLAPLVKAAEHRETGTMEFLHRLEDLLGGLCRAGFVIEDVVEPRYSDPTARPGSFGHRSWFVPPYITLKARRTASPAPKREPGTLWTP
- a CDS encoding DUF1552 domain-containing protein; translated protein: MSLHKSWHLPRRTFLRGLGTIVALPVLESMLPASRAAAAGAGKLPVRMAFVYTPNGQDMQNWTPKTLGPDYELTPTLEPLKAFRKDFSVLSGLAHTKARANGDGPGDHARANATFLTGMQARKTAGADIRVGVSVDQLAAQKIGSQTKLPSLELGCDRGRQAGSCDSGYSCAYQFNFAWRSETQPIPPEIDPRQAFERLFAAGSKADASEARARREHYQKSVLDFVLEDAKALQSKLGATDRRKLDEYLGAVRELEQRIERAEKFAAALPDYSKPSGIPADYESHMRLMYDLMTLAFQTDTTRVATFLAAHDGSNRSYAAIGVNEGHHDLSHHGQNQLKMEKIAKINKFHTTQFAYFLGKLKSVKEGDGTLLDRCAVVYGSGIADGNAHAHHDLPVLVAGGAGGAIRTGVHREYPIETPMANLYLALLDLMGAPAAKLGDSTGSIRDLASAVGDGPAEIIQRGFFGRWRK